In one window of uncultured Sphaerochaeta sp. DNA:
- a CDS encoding DeoR/GlpR family DNA-binding transcription regulator: MIGLSPREKHILQLLKSGEEYPVSRLSEELGVSAVTIRGDLRDLDSKGLVIRSHGRVVVASAPQAAFRDDTNTPKKDLIAKLAATLVKDNDFIMITNGSTCSLIPRHIFGKRNVRVVTNSTLILPYARANTQLQVTLVGGEYRSEAEALVGPAAISQIENYHVSTTFFGTDGFTMEHGLTTSLIENAQVVQRMCAQATRRVLCVDSSKVGNRGFVRIMPVTEIDTIVTDSGFPADLITQLEEQGVEVLIAK, encoded by the coding sequence ATGATAGGGCTTTCCCCTCGGGAAAAACACATACTCCAGCTTCTGAAAAGTGGTGAAGAGTATCCTGTATCCAGGCTCAGCGAAGAGCTTGGAGTTTCTGCGGTTACCATCAGGGGAGATTTACGGGATCTGGATTCCAAAGGACTGGTTATACGAAGCCACGGCCGGGTCGTGGTTGCATCCGCTCCCCAAGCAGCCTTTCGTGACGATACCAATACTCCAAAAAAAGACCTGATTGCAAAACTTGCTGCCACCTTGGTGAAGGATAATGACTTTATCATGATTACCAATGGGTCCACCTGTTCCCTGATTCCCAGACACATATTCGGGAAAAGAAATGTACGGGTGGTTACCAATTCAACGCTTATTCTGCCCTATGCACGGGCAAATACCCAGCTCCAGGTCACACTGGTTGGTGGTGAGTACCGAAGCGAAGCCGAGGCCCTTGTCGGGCCTGCTGCCATTTCCCAGATAGAGAACTACCATGTATCCACCACCTTCTTCGGTACAGATGGATTTACCATGGAACATGGACTTACCACCAGCTTGATCGAAAATGCACAGGTGGTACAACGTATGTGCGCACAAGCCACACGGCGGGTTTTGTGCGTTGATTCCTCAAAAGTGGGGAATCGTGGGTTTGTGCGGATTATGCCGGTAACAGAGATAGATACCATTGTCACAGACAGTGGTTTTCCTGCGGACCTGATCACCCAGCTCGAGGAGCAGGGTGTTGAGGTCCTTATTGCAAAGTAG
- a CDS encoding ABC transporter permease, translated as MAEKRDLVAKSRLIDEMSLKNRLIEYFTQWEVLLSIIIVLVFVFFTIRTPYFLDWFNLMNATFQFSEKAIMALPMIFIIMCGDIDISIASIIALCAYAVGNAAQGGASIPSLIFIALLVGTLAGLFNGVMITALEMPAIAVTLATQSVFRGIAIGLLGDQARTEFPENFGFFGQQFIPGTIIPFEFVLYLVLVLVFAFVLHKTTYGRRLYAIGNSAEAARFSGIKVKTMRIINFTVTGFFCGLTSILLASRILSVRSNIATGWDLEIITLVVLGGVAITGGKGSVYGVFIGSMLVGYLKFGMGLLKFSGTLMTIVIGLLLISAVLLPRLLDMYKANRKLRLQQMSRN; from the coding sequence ATGGCTGAAAAGAGAGATTTGGTAGCAAAATCCCGGCTTATCGATGAAATGTCGCTTAAGAACCGGTTGATTGAATATTTTACCCAGTGGGAAGTTCTGCTCTCCATTATCATTGTACTGGTGTTCGTTTTTTTCACTATCAGAACCCCGTACTTCCTTGATTGGTTCAATTTGATGAATGCAACGTTCCAATTCAGTGAGAAGGCAATCATGGCCCTTCCTATGATCTTCATCATCATGTGTGGTGACATCGACATCTCGATTGCCTCCATTATTGCTCTTTGTGCATATGCGGTAGGCAATGCTGCACAGGGGGGAGCTTCCATTCCTTCCCTTATATTCATTGCCCTACTTGTTGGAACCCTCGCTGGGTTATTCAACGGGGTGATGATTACAGCCCTCGAGATGCCGGCCATCGCGGTCACCCTTGCGACACAGTCGGTATTCAGGGGAATTGCAATTGGTTTGTTGGGAGATCAGGCACGTACTGAATTCCCAGAGAATTTTGGGTTCTTTGGTCAGCAATTCATACCTGGTACCATTATCCCCTTTGAGTTTGTTCTCTACTTGGTCTTGGTTTTGGTCTTTGCGTTTGTCTTGCATAAGACAACGTATGGAAGAAGATTGTATGCCATCGGAAACAGTGCTGAAGCGGCTCGGTTCTCCGGTATCAAGGTAAAGACCATGAGGATAATCAACTTCACCGTTACCGGATTCTTCTGTGGTCTTACCTCTATACTGTTGGCCAGTCGAATTCTCTCTGTACGCTCAAACATTGCCACCGGATGGGATTTGGAAATCATCACCCTCGTTGTGCTTGGTGGTGTTGCCATCACCGGGGGCAAGGGAAGTGTGTATGGTGTTTTCATTGGCTCCATGTTGGTCGGTTACTTGAAGTTCGGTATGGGCTTGTTGAAGTTCAGTGGAACCCTGATGACCATTGTCATTGGATTGCTTCTCATCTCTGCGGTTCTTCTTCCCCGATTGCTTGATATGTACAAGGCAAACAGGAAGCTACGACTCCAGCAAATGAGTAGAAATTAG
- the lpdA gene encoding dihydrolipoyl dehydrogenase, producing the protein MSKYDLIVVGSGPGGYVAAERAGALGKKVLLIERGHLGGVCTNWGCIPTKSLLNSAKLYHHALDGAKHGVEAASVTFSLPDAMIWKNDTVGTLRSGIEFLMKSNKVETVFGEAEFIDPHHVKVGDTIYEGSYLMIATGSSAFVPPIPGAKLEHVLTSNEILDLEKVPKSLVVIGGGVIGIEFASFFSMIGTKVTVIEMMDEILPMMDGEFAKLMRRELKEVDFRLGCKVEEITKEAVFYTDAKGNKQSTEAALVLMSVGRRPNTQGLEKLGVDIDRQGVVVNDRLQTNVANIWAIGDVNGRSLLAHSASRMAEVAISNIFGSKEMRMRYNAIPWAVYSNPEAAGCGITEKEAKEKGIPVKSQTVQMRANGRFLAEQGKRASGLVKVICHQESGAILGVHLLGPYSSEIIWGASALIEAELRVQDVKEIVFPHPSVSELIKDACFALDHSL; encoded by the coding sequence ATGAGTAAATATGATTTAATCGTAGTTGGCAGCGGTCCTGGCGGATATGTTGCCGCAGAAAGAGCAGGGGCACTTGGCAAGAAGGTCCTGCTCATAGAGAGAGGGCACCTTGGAGGAGTCTGTACAAACTGGGGGTGTATCCCCACCAAGAGTCTTCTCAATAGTGCGAAACTCTACCATCATGCACTTGATGGTGCAAAACATGGTGTTGAGGCTGCTTCGGTGACATTCAGCCTCCCTGATGCAATGATCTGGAAGAATGATACGGTGGGGACACTCAGGAGTGGTATAGAGTTCCTGATGAAATCGAACAAGGTGGAAACAGTTTTTGGTGAAGCTGAATTCATTGACCCTCATCATGTGAAAGTAGGTGATACCATCTACGAAGGTTCTTACCTGATGATCGCTACCGGCTCTTCCGCTTTTGTTCCACCTATCCCTGGTGCAAAGCTGGAGCATGTGCTTACCAGTAATGAGATCCTGGATCTCGAGAAAGTGCCCAAATCTCTCGTTGTCATCGGGGGTGGGGTTATCGGGATCGAATTTGCCTCGTTCTTCTCCATGATTGGGACCAAGGTCACCGTCATAGAGATGATGGATGAAATTCTCCCCATGATGGATGGTGAATTCGCCAAGCTGATGAGACGCGAGCTTAAGGAAGTGGACTTCCGCCTTGGTTGCAAGGTAGAGGAAATTACCAAGGAAGCAGTGTTCTATACCGATGCCAAAGGAAATAAACAGTCCACTGAAGCAGCGCTGGTCCTGATGAGTGTTGGGCGTAGGCCGAACACGCAGGGGCTGGAGAAGCTTGGAGTGGATATCGACCGACAAGGGGTAGTGGTAAATGACCGTCTGCAGACCAATGTTGCCAATATCTGGGCAATCGGTGATGTGAATGGTCGCTCCCTCCTTGCCCATAGTGCATCCCGCATGGCAGAAGTTGCCATCTCCAATATCTTCGGTTCAAAAGAGATGCGCATGCGCTACAACGCAATTCCCTGGGCTGTTTACTCGAATCCCGAGGCAGCTGGTTGTGGCATCACAGAAAAGGAAGCCAAGGAGAAAGGCATTCCTGTGAAGAGTCAAACCGTACAGATGCGTGCAAACGGTCGTTTCCTTGCTGAGCAAGGCAAGCGTGCATCAGGCTTGGTGAAAGTGATCTGTCACCAGGAAAGTGGTGCCATTCTTGGAGTTCATCTGCTGGGACCCTACAGCAGCGAGATTATCTGGGGCGCTTCTGCTCTCATTGAAGCAGAGCTAAGAGTCCAGGACGTCAAAGAGATAGTATTTCCACACCCGAGTGTATCCGAGCTTATCAAGGATGCTTGCTTTGCACTCGACCATAGTCTGTAA
- a CDS encoding PHP domain-containing protein has translation MDLKQLEKSINDRDLTTRLTSSSEIGSLIQGGSLKRTALEEVNNHVHTTYSFSPYEPSAAAYAAWKAGLGIVGSIDHDSIGAAQEMLEAAQNIGIASTVGFELRTSFLDTPLADRKLNNPDSIGIAYMCVHGVPKQHIATVEEFLKPVQAIRNQRNKAQVEALQALVGTFGFDLDFERDVLPLSRADKGGSVTERHILYAMANQSIAMFGKGENLVHFLKKDLGLTLAGKVQDWLLDKDNPHYAYDLLGVYKSTFLPRFFIQPSKEECLDVREVVSFANSIGAIAAYAYLGDVAESVTGDKKAEKFEDEFLEELLDLLVDIGFPAVTYMPPRNTKEQMLRLQKLARERNLMEISGVDINSSRQSMNCPELLEPTARHLVDAAWALVAHEKLASCDDTLGLFHPQNPMSGSSLDEKLKHYAALGRKMNTHDPYSLVQQF, from the coding sequence ATGGATTTGAAACAGCTTGAAAAAAGCATCAATGATAGAGATCTTACTACTCGACTTACCTCGAGTAGTGAGATTGGTTCCCTGATTCAAGGTGGCTCTCTTAAGAGGACCGCGCTTGAAGAGGTGAACAATCATGTGCATACCACCTACTCATTCAGTCCCTATGAGCCTTCTGCAGCAGCGTATGCTGCCTGGAAGGCAGGGCTGGGTATTGTGGGTAGTATTGACCATGACAGCATTGGTGCGGCACAGGAGATGCTGGAAGCAGCACAGAATATCGGGATTGCCAGTACGGTAGGATTCGAGCTGAGAACGAGTTTTCTCGATACTCCGCTCGCAGATAGAAAGCTCAACAATCCGGACAGCATCGGAATAGCCTATATGTGCGTCCACGGAGTTCCTAAACAGCATATCGCTACAGTCGAGGAGTTCCTGAAGCCTGTCCAGGCGATTCGAAACCAACGCAACAAGGCACAAGTGGAAGCTTTGCAGGCTCTGGTAGGGACGTTTGGCTTCGACCTTGATTTTGAAAGGGATGTTCTCCCCCTAAGCAGAGCTGACAAAGGGGGTTCTGTTACTGAACGGCACATTCTCTATGCTATGGCAAACCAGAGTATCGCCATGTTTGGAAAAGGGGAGAACCTGGTCCACTTCCTCAAGAAGGACCTGGGACTAACCCTCGCTGGAAAGGTGCAGGATTGGTTGTTGGACAAGGACAATCCCCACTATGCATATGATCTCTTGGGAGTCTACAAGAGTACCTTCCTTCCTCGGTTTTTCATCCAACCTTCCAAGGAGGAGTGTCTGGATGTTCGTGAGGTAGTCTCCTTTGCCAACAGCATTGGTGCTATCGCAGCCTATGCCTATCTTGGGGATGTGGCTGAGAGTGTGACCGGGGATAAGAAGGCAGAGAAGTTTGAGGATGAGTTTCTGGAGGAGCTGCTGGACCTGCTAGTGGATATTGGCTTCCCTGCGGTGACCTATATGCCTCCTCGCAATACCAAGGAGCAGATGCTTCGTTTGCAGAAGCTTGCCAGGGAGAGAAACCTGATGGAGATCAGTGGGGTCGATATCAACAGCAGCAGGCAGAGTATGAACTGTCCTGAGTTGTTGGAACCTACGGCCAGGCATCTCGTTGATGCAGCTTGGGCGCTGGTAGCGCATGAGAAGCTCGCCTCCTGTGATGATACGCTTGGTCTGTTCCATCCTCAAAATCCAATGTCGGGGTCTTCTCTCGATGAGAAGTTGAAACATTACGCAGCACTAGGAAGAAAAATGAATACCCATGACCCATATTCCCTCGTGCAACAGTTCTAA
- a CDS encoding thiamine pyrophosphate-dependent enzyme, which yields MARTIPFDPAKLREPLTIETPSIPVNQYKSNIKKELKQYGKERLIRAYYDMLLIRKFETMLDTIKKEGVYQGISYNHRGPAHLSSGQESAAVGQAMVLDPEDQIFGSHRSHGEILAKSMSAIYKMEDKELLAIMESFMDGGTYKIVEKHFPGENVRDLAENFVLYGALAEIYAKKPGFSAGLGGSMHTFFKPFGSMPNNAIVGGSCTIAVGASLYKKINRKKGIVIANIGDGALARGPVYEGLVLSSMDQYKTLWEDNPGYPPFMLNCFDNLYAMGGQPVGETMGYKVAARVASAINEYSMHTERVDGFNPLAVADATARKKEILLKGEGPAFMDTITYRYSGHSPSDAMTYRTKEELEAFRNQDPIVAYGNYLLENKVVSQEELDQFDTVLEEKMRKTLEITVDPVLSPMVDEHFVESVMFSNGSVEKLDDGEPVLLEKLEDNARVKQIARRSRYAYDENGKELPAAKQYQYRDAVFEAMAHRFSIDPTMVAYGEDHRDWGGAFACYRGLTELLPPSRFFNSPIAESAIVGSGVGYAMAGGRAVVELMYCDFLGCAGDEVFNQMPKWQAMSAGVLKMPLVLRVSVGNKYGAQHSQEWTSMVASVPGLKAMYPATPYDVKGMLNYALRGTDPVVFFESQKLYGIGEMFVKEGVPEGYYEIPEGEPVIRREGKDVTLIALGPALYTATKAAEQLAEKGIEAEVIDLRWINPLKYELLIESVKKTGRAVFVTDSSERGSYLHTVSSNLSRLAFDYLDAPTIVVGSKNWITPPAEMEEYYFAQAYSVLDAIHEQILPIPEYVPQSNFTDGEFFRTSRLGV from the coding sequence ATGGCCAGAACGATACCATTTGATCCAGCAAAATTGAGGGAGCCTCTCACTATTGAAACACCCTCGATTCCTGTTAACCAGTACAAGAGCAACATCAAGAAAGAGCTCAAGCAATACGGAAAGGAACGCCTGATCCGTGCTTACTATGACATGCTCTTGATTAGAAAATTTGAGACCATGTTGGACACCATCAAGAAAGAGGGTGTGTATCAGGGAATTTCATACAACCACCGTGGACCAGCCCACCTCTCATCCGGTCAGGAAAGTGCTGCTGTCGGGCAGGCAATGGTACTCGATCCAGAGGATCAGATCTTTGGTTCACACCGTAGCCATGGTGAGATTCTCGCCAAGAGCATGAGTGCGATCTATAAGATGGAGGACAAGGAACTGCTTGCCATCATGGAGTCATTCATGGATGGGGGGACCTACAAGATTGTAGAGAAGCACTTCCCCGGAGAGAATGTTCGTGACCTTGCAGAGAACTTTGTACTGTACGGTGCATTGGCAGAAATTTATGCCAAGAAGCCTGGATTCTCAGCAGGTCTTGGTGGTTCAATGCATACCTTCTTCAAGCCCTTTGGAAGCATGCCCAACAACGCAATTGTCGGAGGTTCCTGTACCATAGCAGTAGGTGCTTCCCTCTATAAGAAGATCAACCGAAAGAAGGGAATCGTTATTGCCAATATCGGTGATGGAGCGCTTGCACGTGGTCCTGTCTATGAAGGATTGGTACTATCCTCCATGGACCAGTACAAGACTCTCTGGGAAGACAATCCAGGATATCCTCCTTTCATGCTCAACTGTTTTGACAACCTCTATGCCATGGGCGGTCAGCCTGTTGGTGAGACCATGGGCTACAAGGTTGCTGCAAGGGTTGCCTCTGCTATCAACGAATACTCCATGCACACCGAGCGTGTTGATGGATTCAACCCTCTTGCTGTAGCAGATGCCACGGCACGCAAGAAAGAAATCCTCCTCAAGGGAGAGGGTCCAGCGTTCATGGATACCATCACCTACCGCTACAGCGGCCATAGCCCCAGTGATGCAATGACCTACAGAACGAAGGAAGAGCTGGAAGCATTCCGTAACCAGGATCCAATCGTAGCCTACGGCAACTATCTCCTGGAGAACAAAGTTGTAAGCCAGGAAGAGCTTGATCAGTTTGATACGGTCCTTGAAGAGAAGATGAGAAAGACACTCGAGATTACCGTTGATCCGGTACTCAGCCCTATGGTGGATGAGCATTTTGTCGAGTCCGTGATGTTCTCCAATGGTAGTGTTGAGAAGCTTGATGATGGCGAACCAGTACTCCTCGAGAAGCTGGAAGACAATGCAAGGGTGAAGCAGATTGCCCGCAGAAGTCGCTATGCCTACGACGAGAACGGCAAGGAACTGCCTGCTGCAAAGCAGTACCAGTATCGTGATGCGGTCTTCGAGGCAATGGCACATCGCTTCTCCATTGACCCGACGATGGTTGCCTATGGAGAGGATCACCGAGATTGGGGTGGGGCATTTGCCTGCTACCGCGGTCTTACCGAACTGCTTCCTCCTTCCCGTTTCTTCAACTCCCCAATCGCTGAATCAGCAATTGTCGGAAGCGGTGTAGGCTACGCGATGGCCGGTGGACGAGCAGTTGTCGAGTTGATGTACTGTGACTTCCTTGGTTGTGCAGGGGATGAGGTATTCAACCAGATGCCCAAATGGCAGGCAATGAGCGCCGGTGTCCTGAAGATGCCACTTGTGCTCCGTGTATCAGTTGGTAACAAGTATGGTGCACAGCACTCACAGGAATGGACCAGCATGGTCGCTTCCGTCCCCGGATTGAAGGCAATGTATCCTGCAACACCGTATGATGTGAAAGGCATGCTCAATTACGCACTCCGTGGTACTGACCCTGTGGTATTCTTTGAGAGCCAGAAACTCTATGGAATTGGCGAGATGTTCGTGAAGGAAGGTGTTCCCGAGGGCTACTACGAGATTCCTGAAGGAGAACCGGTAATCAGAAGGGAAGGTAAGGATGTAACGCTTATTGCCCTTGGACCCGCTCTCTATACAGCAACCAAGGCAGCAGAACAGCTTGCCGAGAAGGGGATTGAGGCAGAGGTGATCGACCTGAGATGGATCAACCCACTCAAGTATGAGTTGTTGATCGAATCAGTGAAGAAGACGGGAAGAGCAGTCTTCGTGACCGACAGCTCAGAACGTGGCAGTTATCTGCACACCGTAAGCTCCAACCTCAGCAGGCTTGCCTTTGACTATCTCGATGCTCCGACAATTGTGGTCGGGTCGAAGAACTGGATCACACCGCCAGCAGAAATGGAGGAGTACTACTTTGCACAGGCGTACTCGGTACTGGATGCCATCCACGAACAGATTTTGCCGATTCCCGAATATGTCCCCCAGAGCAATTTCACTGACGGTGAGTTCTTTAGGACAAGCAGACTCGGCGTCTGA
- a CDS encoding ABC transporter permease — protein MPDLSFSSFVKKALARREATLTVLLVVLLVPISVRSPQFLSAKNISTILNDMAILSIVAIGEFYVILSNGIDLSVGSIIAFTGMATGMINEANPTVSPLLLLLAGMGIGMVMGLFNGVLVAYGKIPPIITTLGTVNIYRGLTFLLSGGTWVTAHEMSKSYIDFPRNSFLGISNLLWIAIIVIAVFYYFSRYTRTGREVYAIGGNPTAAKFVGVNESRVRVVVFLISGTLCGLAGALWTARYASAVNEMATGFEMQAVAACVLGGVNFAGGSGGIIGVVLGTLFLGVVTNALPVIYLSVFWQTFVQGLIILIALTLNTISDQRKTKKLLAQRRG, from the coding sequence ATGCCTGACTTATCCTTCTCCTCCTTTGTAAAGAAAGCACTGGCCCGAAGGGAGGCAACCCTCACCGTATTGTTGGTGGTGCTCCTGGTGCCGATTTCAGTTCGCTCTCCGCAGTTCCTTTCTGCGAAGAACATCTCCACTATCCTTAACGACATGGCTATCCTGTCCATTGTCGCCATTGGTGAGTTCTATGTAATCCTCTCAAACGGGATTGACCTATCGGTAGGTTCCATTATCGCCTTCACAGGTATGGCTACCGGTATGATCAATGAGGCAAATCCTACAGTCAGCCCCTTGCTCCTCTTGCTTGCAGGAATGGGCATTGGAATGGTGATGGGTCTCTTCAATGGTGTGTTGGTTGCCTATGGAAAAATTCCCCCGATCATTACCACATTGGGTACGGTGAATATCTATCGCGGGCTTACCTTTCTCCTCAGTGGAGGTACGTGGGTTACAGCCCATGAGATGAGTAAATCCTACATAGATTTCCCTCGTAATAGTTTCCTCGGAATTTCTAACCTTCTCTGGATTGCCATTATTGTCATTGCTGTATTCTATTACTTCAGCAGGTATACGCGCACAGGACGAGAAGTCTATGCAATCGGGGGAAACCCGACAGCAGCAAAATTTGTAGGAGTGAATGAGAGCAGGGTCAGGGTTGTGGTATTCCTTATCAGTGGAACGCTCTGTGGCCTTGCAGGGGCTCTGTGGACCGCTCGTTATGCTTCTGCAGTGAATGAGATGGCAACTGGGTTTGAAATGCAGGCAGTAGCAGCCTGTGTACTTGGTGGGGTCAACTTCGCCGGTGGCTCCGGTGGCATTATCGGGGTGGTCCTGGGGACGCTCTTCCTTGGTGTGGTCACCAATGCGTTGCCGGTTATCTACCTGTCAGTTTTCTGGCAAACATTCGTCCAAGGCTTGATCATTCTCATCGCATTGACGCTCAACACCATCAGCGACCAGCGAAAGACGAAGAAGCTGCTTGCTCAGAGGAGAGGCTAG
- a CDS encoding dihydrolipoamide acetyltransferase family protein: MAQQVVMPKQGNSVESCIIVEWNVKVGDKVAVGDVLCSAETDKSTIDVESTAEGVVLALLYEEGDDVPVMVPIVMVGEEGEKVELPKTETNKEEPKEEKQETATAEDTQPEKATPPSTADKAQGSSPRARNLASSMGVSLSSVQPTGPKGRIIERDVASVAGEPLSPVAREQALEQGLQAPGRGSGMGGRVLSSDLQVKPAIAAPSRMGEVSEEIQEIPVKGVRKVTARRMMESIHSTCQLTLHAQADARALKRLRAGFKSAKSELGLNKVTINDLILFAVSRTLLEFPAFNAHFLGDKMLRFSHVHLGVATDTPKGLLVPVVRNSDMLSLRQLSEETKALIDKCKEGSAQPDELSGSTFTVSNVGAFGIDAFTPVLNVPEVAILGVGGITLTPVEDEDGDIVFIEKIGLSLTMDHQAVDGADAARFLKALMDNIASIDLLLAL, from the coding sequence ATGGCACAACAAGTTGTGATGCCCAAACAGGGAAACTCAGTGGAATCCTGCATTATTGTGGAATGGAATGTCAAAGTAGGTGACAAGGTTGCTGTAGGGGATGTCCTATGCTCAGCAGAGACCGATAAGTCAACCATTGACGTTGAATCGACCGCTGAAGGTGTAGTCCTGGCCTTACTGTATGAGGAAGGGGATGATGTTCCCGTAATGGTTCCCATCGTCATGGTCGGAGAGGAAGGCGAGAAGGTCGAGCTTCCCAAGACAGAAACCAATAAAGAAGAACCAAAGGAAGAGAAACAGGAAACAGCAACAGCTGAGGATACACAACCTGAAAAAGCTACTCCTCCCTCTACGGCCGACAAGGCTCAGGGCTCCAGCCCCAGGGCACGCAATCTGGCTTCCTCCATGGGAGTATCTCTCTCCTCTGTACAGCCCACCGGTCCGAAAGGCCGCATCATTGAACGTGATGTAGCCTCAGTGGCTGGAGAGCCTCTCAGTCCGGTTGCAAGAGAGCAGGCACTTGAACAGGGGCTCCAGGCTCCAGGACGTGGTAGTGGCATGGGAGGAAGAGTCCTCTCTTCAGACCTACAGGTGAAACCTGCGATTGCTGCCCCATCACGCATGGGAGAAGTCTCTGAAGAGATTCAGGAGATACCTGTGAAGGGAGTGAGAAAGGTGACTGCCAGGAGGATGATGGAATCCATTCATTCCACATGCCAGCTTACCCTTCATGCCCAGGCTGATGCACGTGCCCTGAAACGTCTGAGAGCAGGATTCAAGAGTGCCAAGAGTGAGCTTGGTTTGAACAAGGTTACGATCAATGACTTGATTCTCTTTGCCGTCAGCAGAACCTTGTTGGAGTTCCCTGCCTTCAATGCACACTTCCTTGGAGATAAGATGCTGCGCTTTAGTCATGTGCATCTTGGTGTCGCTACCGACACACCGAAGGGTCTTCTGGTCCCTGTGGTGCGCAATAGTGACATGCTCAGCCTCCGCCAGCTCTCTGAAGAGACCAAGGCCCTGATTGATAAGTGCAAGGAAGGAAGTGCCCAGCCTGACGAACTCAGTGGTTCAACCTTCACGGTAAGTAATGTAGGAGCCTTTGGTATTGATGCATTCACCCCGGTACTCAACGTGCCTGAGGTTGCAATCCTTGGGGTTGGCGGCATTACCCTCACACCTGTAGAGGATGAGGATGGGGATATCGTCTTTATTGAAAAGATTGGTCTCTCGCTGACAATGGACCACCAGGCAGTCGATGGTGCAGATGCTGCACGCTTCCTGAAAGCCTTGATGGACAACATCGCCTCCATTGATCTCTTGTTGGCACTGTAG
- the rhaM gene encoding L-rhamnose mutarotase translates to MRQAFVMQLKKGYEQEYKKRHDEIWPELKALLKESGVFDYTIFLDRDSGLLFAFQKSEGESGSQDLGSNPIVQKWWAYMADIMDTNEDNSPISLPLEEVFHMD, encoded by the coding sequence ATGAGACAGGCATTTGTCATGCAGTTGAAGAAAGGATATGAACAAGAGTACAAGAAGCGTCATGATGAGATTTGGCCGGAGCTGAAGGCGCTTCTCAAGGAAAGTGGGGTTTTCGACTATACCATTTTTCTTGACCGGGACAGTGGTCTCCTCTTTGCTTTTCAGAAATCAGAGGGAGAGTCGGGGAGCCAGGATCTTGGCTCCAACCCCATTGTCCAGAAGTGGTGGGCCTATATGGCTGATATTATGGACACGAATGAAGACAACTCCCCAATCTCGCTTCCCTTGGAGGAAGTCTTTCATATGGATTGA